In Mycolicibacterium phocaicum, one DNA window encodes the following:
- a CDS encoding gamma-aminobutyraldehyde dehydrogenase — protein MPDGLLQNYIDGKFVDSSSSEVIDLISPVDGSVVGQSPVSNRTDVDAAVAAAERAFLTWGKTTPSVRQQALLKLADAIEAHSDEIVEAQCRNTGQLKAMIAAEEVAVSADQVRFFAGAARMVEGLSAGEYMEGFTSYVRREPIGVVGQVTPWNYPFMMAIWKICPALATGNTVVLKPSDTTPESTLVLARISQGILPNGVFNVVLGTGATGAELVDHPALGLVSITGSVRAGVAVASAAAQQLKRSHLELGGKAPAVVFGDVDITKAATGIAQAAFFNAGQDCTAATRVIVHESIHDQFVDALVEAAQTLRPGLPDDADAFYGPLNNVNHFTTVSQKISALPEHATIVTGGKQLGDKGFYFEPTVITGVRQDDAIVQDETFGPILTVQPFSSDDQAIELANGVRYALASSVWTKDHATAEKFSRALDFGAVWVNCHIPLVAEMPHGGFKYSGYGKDLSIYGVEDYTRIKHVMSAHD, from the coding sequence GATTCGTCGTCGTCGGAGGTCATCGACCTGATCAGCCCGGTGGACGGCTCCGTGGTCGGACAGTCCCCCGTGTCCAACCGCACCGATGTCGATGCCGCGGTGGCCGCCGCCGAGCGCGCGTTCCTCACCTGGGGCAAGACCACGCCCAGCGTGCGGCAACAGGCGCTCCTCAAGCTCGCTGACGCGATCGAGGCCCACAGCGACGAGATCGTCGAGGCGCAGTGCCGCAACACCGGCCAGCTCAAGGCCATGATCGCGGCCGAGGAAGTCGCTGTGAGCGCCGATCAGGTCCGCTTCTTCGCCGGGGCCGCCCGCATGGTCGAAGGCTTGTCCGCCGGTGAGTACATGGAGGGCTTCACCTCCTATGTGCGGCGCGAGCCGATCGGCGTCGTCGGCCAGGTGACCCCGTGGAACTACCCGTTCATGATGGCGATCTGGAAGATCTGCCCGGCCCTGGCCACCGGCAACACCGTCGTCCTCAAGCCCAGCGACACCACCCCCGAGAGCACGCTGGTGCTGGCCCGGATCAGCCAGGGCATCCTGCCCAACGGCGTGTTCAACGTCGTTCTCGGCACCGGCGCCACCGGCGCCGAGCTGGTCGACCACCCGGCGCTCGGCCTGGTGTCCATCACGGGTTCTGTCCGTGCCGGTGTCGCCGTGGCCTCGGCAGCCGCCCAGCAGCTCAAGCGCAGCCACCTCGAACTCGGCGGCAAGGCGCCCGCCGTGGTGTTCGGCGACGTCGACATCACCAAGGCCGCAACCGGTATCGCGCAGGCCGCGTTCTTCAACGCCGGCCAGGACTGCACCGCGGCCACGCGCGTCATCGTGCACGAGTCGATCCACGACCAGTTCGTCGACGCCCTCGTCGAGGCGGCACAGACCTTGCGGCCCGGCCTCCCCGACGACGCCGACGCGTTCTACGGGCCGCTCAACAACGTCAACCACTTCACCACGGTCAGCCAGAAGATCTCCGCGCTACCGGAGCACGCCACCATCGTCACCGGCGGAAAACAACTGGGCGACAAAGGCTTCTACTTCGAGCCGACCGTCATCACCGGCGTCCGCCAGGATGACGCCATCGTGCAGGACGAGACGTTCGGTCCCATCCTGACGGTGCAGCCGTTCAGCTCCGACGACCAGGCCATCGAACTCGCCAACGGCGTCCGGTACGCCCTGGCCTCGAGCGTCTGGACGAAAGACCACGCGACCGCCGAGAAGTTCAGCCGTGCACTCGATTTCGGCGCGGTGTGGGTGAACTGCCACATCCCGCTGGTTGCCGAGATGCCCCACGGCGGATTCAAGTACTCCGGCTACGGCAAGGACCTGTCGATCTATGGCGTCGAGGACTACACCCGGATCAAGCACGTCATGAGTGCCCACGACTGA
- a CDS encoding primary-amine oxidase, with product MSDTFHPLDPLTAPEFAKVAEILAAAHGVGEGWRYTSIEMIEPPKAEVAAFDATGTVPDRRALATLLDTSNNRTYKSVVSLTARAVLSWDHIPGVQPNFTVDEWEEADEVLRKHPDVIAALAKRGFTDMDLVFMDTWTYGDVVMPEKYKDRRLGWTDTWVRAADGANPYAGPVNGFHCVIDMNTMELLEIEDTFTVDRPDMMGEYVPQHIPERIRNVGTREPLQPLNITQPDGVSFTLEGNLLKWQNWSLRVGFNYREGMTLHAVSYNDNGNVRSVANRMSFAEMMVPYRDHCEDHYRRTAFDIGEWGIGFMTTSLELGCDCLGEIRYLDAVLHNSKGEPYTIKNAICIHEEDNAVLWKHVDHHHGAEVRRMRRLTVSFHVTVANYEYLTYWRFYQDGNIECEVRATGIMVVSNFPEGQAHPHGTLVDHRTYAPYHQHFLVARLDLDVDGTENTVYASETEIEPMGPDNPYGLSLRQRNTPLRTEAEGKQDMNFQTQRAWKVVNDNVRNGIGTPPAYKLVPGGAFPAMFDPNSPVLARCRAIEHTVWVTPNSPDERWPAGEFVTQSKEDTGLPMWTEANRSIENTDVVLWYVFGIHHITRPEDWPIMPADTVSFWLKPVGFFDRNPSIDVAPTPPKACHMSSNCEEG from the coding sequence ATGTCCGACACCTTCCACCCCCTCGACCCGCTGACCGCACCCGAATTCGCCAAGGTCGCCGAGATTCTCGCGGCCGCGCACGGTGTCGGTGAGGGTTGGCGATACACCTCCATCGAGATGATCGAACCGCCCAAGGCCGAGGTCGCCGCGTTCGACGCGACCGGCACGGTGCCGGACCGGCGGGCACTGGCGACGCTGCTCGACACGTCGAACAACCGCACGTACAAGAGCGTCGTGTCGCTGACGGCCAGGGCGGTGCTGTCGTGGGACCACATCCCGGGCGTGCAGCCCAACTTCACCGTCGATGAGTGGGAAGAGGCCGACGAGGTGCTGCGCAAGCACCCGGACGTCATTGCGGCCCTGGCCAAACGCGGGTTCACCGACATGGACCTGGTGTTCATGGACACCTGGACCTACGGCGACGTCGTGATGCCCGAGAAGTACAAGGACCGCCGCCTGGGCTGGACCGACACCTGGGTACGGGCCGCCGACGGCGCCAACCCCTACGCCGGTCCGGTCAACGGCTTCCACTGTGTCATCGACATGAACACCATGGAGCTGCTGGAGATCGAGGACACCTTCACGGTCGACCGGCCGGACATGATGGGCGAATATGTGCCACAGCACATTCCCGAGCGCATTCGCAATGTCGGCACCCGGGAGCCGCTGCAGCCGCTGAACATCACGCAGCCCGACGGGGTTTCCTTCACGCTCGAGGGCAACCTGCTGAAGTGGCAGAACTGGTCGCTGCGCGTCGGGTTCAACTACCGCGAGGGCATGACGCTGCACGCGGTGAGCTACAACGACAACGGCAACGTGCGGTCGGTGGCCAACCGGATGTCGTTCGCCGAGATGATGGTTCCCTACCGCGACCACTGCGAAGACCATTACCGCCGAACGGCTTTCGACATCGGCGAGTGGGGCATCGGCTTCATGACCACCTCGCTGGAGCTGGGCTGTGACTGTCTCGGCGAGATCCGCTACCTGGACGCCGTGCTGCACAACAGCAAGGGCGAGCCGTACACCATCAAGAACGCCATCTGCATCCACGAAGAAGACAACGCGGTGCTGTGGAAGCACGTCGACCACCACCACGGCGCCGAGGTGCGGCGGATGCGCCGGCTCACGGTGTCGTTCCACGTCACCGTCGCCAACTACGAGTACCTCACCTACTGGCGCTTCTACCAGGACGGCAACATCGAATGTGAGGTCCGCGCAACGGGAATCATGGTGGTGAGCAACTTCCCGGAGGGTCAGGCCCACCCGCACGGCACGCTGGTCGACCACCGTACCTACGCGCCCTACCACCAGCACTTCCTCGTCGCCCGGCTCGACCTCGACGTCGACGGCACCGAGAACACCGTGTACGCCAGCGAGACCGAGATCGAACCGATGGGACCGGACAACCCCTACGGACTGTCGCTGCGCCAGCGCAACACCCCGCTGCGCACCGAGGCCGAGGGCAAGCAGGACATGAACTTCCAGACCCAGCGGGCATGGAAGGTCGTCAACGACAACGTCCGCAACGGCATCGGCACCCCGCCGGCCTACAAGCTGGTGCCCGGCGGCGCCTTCCCGGCCATGTTCGATCCGAACTCCCCCGTCCTGGCGCGCTGCCGCGCTATCGAGCACACCGTGTGGGTCACCCCCAACTCTCCCGACGAGCGCTGGCCCGCAGGTGAATTCGTCACGCAGAGCAAGGAAGACACCGGTCTGCCGATGTGGACCGAGGCCAACCGCTCGATCGAGAACACCGACGTCGTGTTGTGGTACGTCTTCGGCATCCACCACATCACCCGCCCGGAAGACTGGCCGATCATGCCGGCGGACACCGTCAGCTTCTGGCTCAAGCCGGTCGGCTTCTTCGATCGCAACCCGTCGATCGACGTCGCGCCGACACCGCCGAAGGCGTGCCACATGTCCTCCAACTGTGAAGAAGGCTAG
- a CDS encoding universal stress protein — MSNPRIAVAYLATPGGDDAVAVGEQIARTLGAEIDLCMVLPRDRSALATTPGGILQREAESWLAAAAAGVPSDLKVTTHLSFDESSTAGLIAAAEAAGAEALVVGGAGGGIAGSLSLGSVVNDLVHASPIPVVIAPRGARLKRDERIREVTCAVGTRPGAKLLLDAALRLCRDTGTPLRLVSLVAVDDADDLELAQQHAQNALDQAKAFLPEDIPVTSRVATGAGVEDAVNKLGWHDGDVIMVGSSRLAQPRRLFLGSTAAKMLRVLQVPMIVVPKDEGADND; from the coding sequence GTGAGCAATCCACGAATCGCCGTCGCGTATCTCGCCACACCCGGCGGTGACGACGCCGTCGCCGTCGGCGAGCAGATCGCCCGCACCCTCGGCGCCGAGATCGATCTGTGCATGGTGCTGCCGCGCGACCGGTCGGCCCTCGCCACCACGCCCGGCGGCATTCTGCAGCGCGAAGCCGAAAGCTGGCTCGCCGCAGCCGCGGCCGGGGTCCCCAGCGACCTCAAGGTGACGACCCATCTGAGCTTCGACGAGTCCAGCACGGCGGGCCTGATCGCCGCGGCAGAGGCCGCCGGGGCCGAGGCCCTCGTGGTCGGCGGCGCCGGCGGTGGTATCGCCGGCTCGTTGTCCCTCGGGTCGGTGGTCAACGATCTGGTGCACGCCTCACCGATTCCGGTGGTCATCGCACCGCGCGGCGCCCGCCTGAAGCGCGACGAACGGATCCGGGAAGTCACCTGCGCCGTCGGCACCCGACCGGGCGCCAAGCTGCTGTTGGACGCCGCGCTGCGGCTCTGCCGGGACACCGGGACACCGCTGCGCCTGGTGTCGCTGGTCGCCGTCGACGACGCCGACGACCTGGAACTGGCCCAGCAGCACGCCCAGAACGCCCTCGACCAGGCGAAAGCATTTCTGCCGGAAGACATTCCGGTCACGTCACGCGTCGCCACCGGCGCGGGTGTCGAGGACGCCGTCAACAAACTCGGCTGGCACGACGGCGACGTGATCATGGTCGGGTCCAGCCGGCTCGCACAGCCCCGCCGGCTCTTCCTGGGATCGACCGCCGCCAAGATGCTGCGCGTCCTGCAGGTGCCCATGATCGTGGTTCCGAAAGATGAAGGGGCTGATAATGACTGA
- a CDS encoding APC family permease — translation MTEQLADSDLARVEREEGLVAKGLAAGRIGTITGAILGISTVAPGYTLTASIGLIVAAVGLKMPAILIAGFIPMFLTAYAYRELNSRAPDCGASFTWSTKAFGPYVGWMCGWGMVIATIIVLSNLASIGVQFGYEFLGKVLHNEKLATLSADNVWVNIGSTVALLAIATYISCRGITTSEKVQYVLVGFQMIVLITFSIVAIVRSGGVEGHLNFDIDWFDPFTGLTMSAFVIGLIGSIFAFWGWDTCLTLGEECKDPTKVPGRAGLLCVLSILLTYLLVAVAVMMYAGIGDTGLGLGNKDNAANVFGALAYPVLGDWGGPLLLLAVFASSIASLQTTVLPAARTMLAMGTYGAFPKRFASVSPRTLSPVFSTVIAGVVTAAFYTIVTLLSERTLLDTIAALGIMICWYYGITAFACVWFFRKELFLNAHNVIYKLVFPLLGGIMLLSVFVKSVLVSMDPTASGSGAEIGGIGLVFYLGFGILIFGAVLMLGMRATQPAFFRGETLTMDTPPLP, via the coding sequence ATGACTGAACAACTGGCCGATTCCGACCTCGCTCGCGTAGAGCGGGAAGAAGGCCTCGTCGCCAAGGGCCTCGCCGCAGGCAGAATCGGCACCATCACCGGGGCAATCCTCGGTATCTCGACCGTGGCGCCGGGCTACACGCTCACGGCCAGCATCGGGCTGATCGTCGCGGCGGTCGGGCTGAAGATGCCGGCCATCCTGATCGCCGGCTTCATCCCCATGTTCCTGACCGCCTACGCGTACCGCGAACTGAACTCACGGGCCCCCGACTGCGGTGCGTCGTTCACCTGGTCCACCAAGGCTTTCGGCCCGTATGTCGGCTGGATGTGCGGCTGGGGCATGGTGATCGCGACCATCATCGTGCTGTCCAATCTCGCCTCGATCGGCGTCCAGTTCGGCTACGAATTCCTGGGCAAGGTGCTTCACAACGAGAAACTCGCCACGCTCTCGGCCGACAATGTCTGGGTCAACATCGGGTCCACCGTCGCGCTGCTGGCCATCGCCACCTACATCTCCTGCCGTGGCATCACGACCAGCGAGAAGGTGCAGTACGTCCTGGTCGGCTTCCAGATGATCGTGCTCATCACGTTCTCGATCGTCGCGATCGTGCGGTCGGGCGGCGTCGAGGGACACCTGAACTTCGACATCGACTGGTTCGACCCGTTCACCGGATTGACCATGAGCGCCTTCGTGATCGGGCTCATCGGCTCCATCTTCGCGTTCTGGGGCTGGGACACCTGTCTGACCCTCGGCGAGGAATGCAAGGACCCCACCAAGGTCCCCGGCCGCGCCGGATTGCTCTGCGTCCTGTCGATTCTGCTGACGTACCTCCTGGTCGCGGTCGCGGTGATGATGTACGCCGGGATCGGTGACACCGGCCTGGGACTGGGCAACAAGGACAACGCGGCCAACGTCTTCGGCGCGCTGGCCTATCCGGTCCTCGGCGATTGGGGTGGCCCGTTGCTGCTGCTGGCGGTGTTCGCCTCGTCGATCGCCAGCCTGCAGACCACCGTGCTGCCGGCGGCCCGCACCATGCTGGCGATGGGTACCTACGGCGCCTTCCCCAAGCGGTTCGCCAGCGTCAGCCCCCGCACGCTGTCGCCCGTGTTCAGCACCGTGATCGCGGGCGTCGTCACCGCCGCGTTCTACACCATCGTGACGCTGCTGTCCGAGCGCACCTTGCTGGATACCATTGCCGCCCTTGGCATCATGATCTGCTGGTACTACGGCATCACGGCGTTCGCCTGCGTGTGGTTCTTCCGCAAGGAACTGTTCCTCAATGCGCACAACGTCATCTACAAGCTGGTGTTCCCGCTACTCGGTGGCATCATGCTGCTTTCCGTGTTCGTCAAATCGGTGCTCGTCAGCATGGATCCGACGGCCAGCGGCAGCGGCGCCGAGATCGGCGGCATCGGGCTGGTGTTCTATCTGGGCTTCGGCATCCTGATCTTCGGCGCGGTGCTCATGCTCGGCATGCGCGCCACCCAGCCGGCGTTCTTCCGGGGCGAGACCCTGACCATGGACACTCCTCCGCTGCCCTGA
- a CDS encoding fatty acid desaturase: MSSVEVADRAESQPAARTALPDPGEQVPKLAWPTVALFLAGAAAFVASTVAYLGGVAPVWVPIVVNAVVTFTMFTVVHDAVHYAISSTRWVNGLFGRLAVPFVQPLISFPSFGFIHIEHHRHSNDDENDPDTFASHGPVWQLPFRWAVLDVFYGTYLIRKIRGRPKAEVAETLVCVAVSVAGLIVAIMSGHFWTLAVVFIIPQRIAVVVLAWWFDWMPHHGLEDTQRSDRYRATRTRVGMEWLYTPLMLSQNYHLVHHLHPSVPFYRYTKTWRRNEEAYLDRNAAISTVFGQGLDAGEFREWKQLNGKLGRLLPVRMPARSSSPHAVFHRIPVAAVDPITADSTLVTFAVPEALQDQFRFEPGQHVSVRTDLGGEGVRRSYSICAPATRAQLRIAVKHIPGGTFSGFVTEHLRAGDVLEVMTPAGSFSSALHPLHRKHYVGLVAGSGITPVLSILATVMELETESRFTLIYGNRTKESTMFRAELDRLESRYADRLEIRHVLSAEPRHTPELSGRIDTERLTRSLTGDLHPGSVDEWFLCGPAAMSTGARETLIQGGVDPERIHLELFTGFDRGDSPARDHQSATVTVQLSGKRQTFGLAGGDTILESALQAGIGAPYSCMGGACGTCRAKLLGGTVEMDQNFALGRTDLDAGYILTCQSHPTSPTVSVDYDA, encoded by the coding sequence ATGTCGTCAGTCGAAGTGGCCGATCGGGCAGAAAGCCAACCCGCCGCGCGAACGGCGTTGCCCGATCCGGGCGAGCAGGTTCCGAAGTTGGCATGGCCGACTGTCGCGCTGTTTCTCGCGGGAGCCGCGGCCTTCGTGGCGTCGACCGTCGCCTATCTGGGTGGCGTCGCTCCGGTGTGGGTGCCCATCGTGGTCAACGCGGTGGTGACCTTCACGATGTTCACCGTCGTCCACGACGCCGTGCACTATGCGATCAGTTCGACGCGCTGGGTCAACGGCTTGTTCGGACGGTTGGCTGTGCCGTTCGTCCAGCCGCTGATCTCGTTCCCCTCGTTCGGGTTCATTCACATTGAGCACCACCGGCATTCGAATGATGACGAGAACGATCCGGATACCTTCGCCTCCCACGGGCCGGTGTGGCAGCTGCCGTTCCGCTGGGCCGTACTCGACGTTTTCTACGGCACTTATCTGATCCGCAAGATTCGCGGTCGTCCCAAGGCCGAGGTCGCTGAAACCCTGGTATGCGTGGCCGTTTCGGTGGCCGGGTTGATCGTCGCGATCATGTCGGGCCACTTCTGGACGCTGGCCGTCGTCTTCATCATTCCGCAGCGCATCGCGGTGGTCGTCTTGGCGTGGTGGTTCGACTGGATGCCGCACCACGGGTTGGAGGACACTCAGCGCAGTGACCGCTACCGGGCGACCAGAACCCGCGTCGGGATGGAGTGGCTCTACACCCCTTTGATGCTGTCGCAGAACTACCACCTGGTGCACCACCTGCACCCGTCGGTGCCGTTCTACCGCTATACCAAGACCTGGCGCCGCAACGAGGAGGCCTACCTGGACCGGAACGCCGCGATCTCCACGGTGTTCGGGCAAGGTCTCGACGCCGGCGAATTCCGGGAGTGGAAGCAACTGAACGGCAAGCTCGGCCGGCTGCTGCCGGTGCGGATGCCGGCGCGCTCGAGTTCACCGCACGCGGTGTTCCACCGGATCCCGGTGGCCGCGGTCGATCCGATCACCGCAGACAGCACATTGGTGACCTTCGCCGTTCCCGAGGCACTGCAGGACCAGTTCCGATTCGAACCCGGCCAGCACGTCTCGGTGCGCACCGACCTGGGCGGAGAGGGCGTACGCCGCAGCTACTCGATCTGCGCGCCCGCCACGCGAGCCCAGTTGCGGATCGCGGTGAAACACATTCCGGGAGGGACATTCTCGGGATTTGTGACCGAGCACCTCAGGGCCGGCGACGTCCTGGAGGTGATGACCCCGGCCGGCAGCTTCAGTTCCGCCCTGCATCCGCTGCACCGCAAGCACTACGTCGGGCTGGTGGCCGGCAGCGGCATCACCCCGGTGCTGTCGATCCTGGCAACCGTCATGGAGCTCGAAACCGAGAGCCGCTTCACCCTCATCTACGGCAACCGCACCAAAGAGTCGACGATGTTCCGCGCCGAACTCGACCGTCTCGAATCCCGTTATGCCGACCGCCTCGAAATCCGGCACGTGTTGTCGGCCGAGCCGCGGCATACCCCGGAGCTGTCCGGCCGCATCGATACGGAACGCCTGACCCGCTCGCTCACGGGCGACCTTCATCCCGGCAGCGTGGACGAGTGGTTCCTGTGCGGCCCCGCTGCGATGTCCACCGGTGCGCGCGAGACGCTGATCCAGGGTGGCGTCGACCCGGAGCGGATCCATCTGGAATTGTTCACCGGCTTCGACCGCGGCGACTCGCCCGCTCGCGACCACCAGTCGGCCACCGTCACGGTCCAATTGTCCGGCAAGCGGCAGACTTTCGGTCTCGCCGGCGGGGACACGATTCTGGAAAGCGCACTGCAGGCGGGAATTGGCGCGCCCTACTCGTGCATGGGTGGTGCGTGTGGCACCTGCCGGGCCAAACTGCTTGGCGGCACGGTCGAGATGGACCAGAATTTCGCGCTCGGGCGCACCGACCTCGACGCCGGTTACATCCTCACCTGCCAGTCGCATCCGACCAGCCCCACGGTGTCGGTCGACTACGACGCCTGA
- a CDS encoding AraC family transcriptional regulator, translating to MAPVWAVPRGTEGVRIMVQGGIAHGMTAAECLAGSGLTEADLDDENAEIWAHQEFDVIRNLIAGLGDRPGVGIEVGVHSTLGRAGLLGFLILASPNLRQGVELILPYLALSPTHLRFSVETDDQYGYLVADDSELPTDVRSFIVERDLAGFVAATQGANLALTPAWAETTLDAARAEKLAELWGLPVSDVRSGQRTNRIAATHEVLEMPSPLADGNTARKIEQQCRDLLERRLSRVGVAGQVRSRLLHNPGELPSMPTIADELHIDQRTLRRRLAAEGTSYRALLDEVRRHLALELLQQDLSVEEISRHLGYAETANFTHAFKRWEGTAPSYFRRPR from the coding sequence ATGGCCCCGGTCTGGGCGGTGCCGCGGGGCACCGAAGGCGTCCGCATCATGGTGCAGGGCGGCATCGCGCATGGGATGACAGCCGCCGAATGTCTGGCAGGTAGCGGACTGACCGAAGCCGACCTTGACGACGAGAACGCCGAAATCTGGGCGCACCAGGAATTCGACGTCATCCGCAATCTCATTGCGGGACTTGGCGACAGACCGGGTGTCGGCATCGAGGTGGGCGTGCACTCCACCCTGGGACGGGCCGGCTTGCTCGGCTTCCTGATCCTGGCTAGCCCCAATCTGCGGCAGGGGGTGGAACTGATCCTGCCTTATCTCGCGCTGTCCCCCACACACCTGCGGTTCTCGGTGGAGACCGACGACCAGTACGGATACCTCGTCGCCGACGACAGTGAATTACCCACGGACGTCAGGTCGTTCATCGTCGAGCGGGACCTGGCCGGATTCGTCGCCGCGACGCAGGGCGCAAATTTGGCGCTGACACCGGCATGGGCGGAGACGACACTCGACGCCGCTCGCGCCGAGAAGCTCGCCGAACTGTGGGGGCTTCCGGTATCGGACGTGCGTTCCGGCCAGCGCACCAACCGAATCGCCGCCACACACGAAGTACTGGAGATGCCGTCGCCGCTCGCCGACGGCAATACGGCACGCAAGATCGAGCAGCAATGCCGGGACCTGCTCGAGCGCAGGCTGTCTCGCGTCGGCGTGGCAGGCCAGGTCCGCAGCCGGCTGCTGCACAACCCCGGCGAACTGCCGTCGATGCCGACCATCGCCGACGAATTGCACATCGATCAGCGCACCCTGCGCCGTCGGCTCGCCGCCGAGGGCACCTCCTACCGCGCGTTGCTCGACGAGGTCCGGCGCCATTTGGCCCTCGAGCTGCTCCAGCAGGACCTTTCTGTCGAGGAGATCTCGCGGCACCTCGGGTACGCCGAAACAGCCAATTTCACCCACGCTTTCAAGCGCTGGGAAGGCACTGCGCCGAGCTACTTCCGCAGGCCGCGTTAG
- the gabT gene encoding 4-aminobutyrate--2-oxoglutarate transaminase: MTDITYRLAQKRNIVTALPGPRSAEMSARRQAAVAGGVSSSAPVYAADADGGVIVDIDGNSLIDLGSGIAVTSVGASHPGVAAAVAQQAARFTHTCFMITPYEGYVELAERLNAMTPGDHEKRTAFFNSGSEAVENAVKVARLATGRQAVVAFDHAYHGRTNMTMALTAKAMPYKTQFGPFAPEIYRMPASYPYRDGLTGEAAAKAAISRIETQIGAASLAAVIIEPIQGEGGFIVPAPGFLATIVDWCKANGVVFIADEVQTGFARTGSWFASDHEGIVPDIVTMAKGIAGGMPLAAITGRADLLDAVHPGGLGGTYGGNPVACAAALATLDAMAEMDLPARARAIETAVVPKLQALTDTGVIGDVRGRGAMLAIEIVKPGTDEPDPVLTKAIAAEAFKRGVILLTCGSYGNIIRLLPPLVISDELLDEGIAVLADIVREMAAAR, encoded by the coding sequence ATGACCGACATCACCTATCGACTGGCGCAGAAGCGCAACATCGTCACCGCGCTGCCCGGTCCGCGATCGGCCGAGATGTCGGCGCGCCGCCAGGCCGCGGTGGCGGGTGGCGTCAGCTCGTCGGCACCGGTTTACGCCGCGGACGCCGACGGCGGCGTCATCGTCGACATCGACGGCAACTCGCTCATCGACCTGGGTTCGGGTATCGCTGTCACCAGCGTCGGCGCATCGCATCCGGGTGTCGCCGCTGCCGTGGCTCAGCAGGCAGCCCGCTTCACCCACACCTGTTTCATGATCACCCCGTACGAGGGCTACGTGGAACTCGCCGAGCGCCTCAACGCCATGACCCCCGGCGATCACGAGAAGCGCACCGCATTCTTCAACTCGGGCTCCGAGGCCGTCGAGAACGCGGTCAAGGTCGCGCGGTTGGCCACGGGCCGGCAGGCCGTCGTCGCCTTCGACCACGCCTACCACGGCCGCACCAACATGACGATGGCCCTGACCGCCAAGGCCATGCCCTACAAGACGCAGTTCGGCCCGTTCGCGCCGGAGATCTACCGGATGCCCGCGTCGTACCCGTACCGCGACGGGCTGACCGGCGAGGCCGCCGCCAAGGCCGCCATCAGCCGCATCGAGACCCAGATCGGCGCCGCATCGCTCGCCGCGGTGATCATCGAGCCCATCCAGGGCGAGGGCGGCTTCATCGTGCCCGCACCGGGATTCCTTGCCACCATTGTTGATTGGTGCAAGGCCAACGGTGTCGTGTTCATCGCCGACGAGGTGCAGACCGGCTTCGCCCGTACCGGATCCTGGTTCGCCTCCGACCACGAGGGCATCGTCCCCGACATCGTCACCATGGCCAAGGGCATCGCCGGCGGCATGCCGCTGGCCGCCATCACCGGTCGGGCCGACCTGCTCGACGCCGTGCACCCCGGCGGCCTGGGTGGCACCTACGGCGGTAACCCCGTCGCCTGCGCCGCGGCGCTCGCCACGCTCGACGCCATGGCCGAGATGGACCTGCCTGCCCGCGCCCGCGCCATCGAAACCGCGGTGGTGCCCAAGCTGCAGGCCCTGACCGACACCGGAGTGATCGGTGACGTCCGCGGCCGCGGCGCCATGCTGGCCATCGAGATCGTCAAACCGGGTACCGATGAACCGGATCCGGTACTGACGAAAGCCATTGCGGCAGAGGCGTTCAAACGCGGTGTCATCCTGCTGACCTGCGGCTCGTACGGCAACATCATCCGCCTGCTCCCGCCGCTCGTGATCAGCGACGAGCTGCTCGACGAGGGCATCGCCGTCCTGGCCGACATCGTGCGCGAAATGGCGGCAGCCCGATGA